One window of Grus americana isolate bGruAme1 chromosome 18, bGruAme1.mat, whole genome shotgun sequence genomic DNA carries:
- the LOC129214827 gene encoding LOW QUALITY PROTEIN: ATP-binding cassette sub-family A member 9-like (The sequence of the model RefSeq protein was modified relative to this genomic sequence to represent the inferred CDS: inserted 2 bases in 1 codon; deleted 5 bases in 3 codons; substituted 1 base at 1 genomic stop codon), whose product MQDLHLQRKERLLTQTLSKVLLTGWVIAPEALRAFAPLGPDSDIRLERGTAVGLCYGVEPAPGLQRDEESRHLRAVGDVFLMENTLSVGKMQRIFKKASKIVQQTRALLWKNILLMRRMKTESFQEWIMSVFFLLIIQISSSIISHYLRQEIPYDFLGRXDDPAFNPMGYTLVYTPVTNTSREIMSKVALDSSVKDIMIEEVENEEKLEXRGILEEGIIGVVFKDDFSYHLRFQSYSVVSSSDAFEHIDTCSNFSSDCVVPLYWYGGFLSVQASIDAAVIEVKTNHSVWEEMNSISGIRLKSPLIKPVYKLDYISFFMYVILSFYPYMYFLSVKVRREKKQLKVLMRAMGLQDLAFWLSWSLLYTVYISITTSLLTLITIRGVIHDHNFFEIFFFYFIYGIASIHFSLTLSSLLKQPKFASFLGFVLHVIFGLLGIFTFYKKLPPSSEWIFNLFSPFAFSAGISKMVNLEKYEPAFTPESYPFFNLYVILTLDSVLYLLLAIYFDKVLPGKYGVPHPPLCFLRPSYWFKPRSGYAGVRAGSESSHDPVFSNNTEPMPLGFDGKEAIRLNNIKKIYMKKDKRIEALRGLSLNIYEGQITALLGHGGSGRTALLNVLSGFSKPSAGSAMIYNYKVSEVQDMEGIQAMVGICPQFNLHFEALTVKENLRTFAHIKGIQQKKVEQEVQKILAMLDLTDLQDVRADTLSGGQKRKLSLGIAILGIPQVLLLDKPTAGLDPSSRHHVWTLLKERRAGRVTLFVTQSIEEADAHADRKAFLSNGSLQCVGSSLYLKRKWGIGYHLRMRINDLCDPELASSLVRQHIPDAVLKGQREGELCYVLPLENTHSFPDLFSHLESSFLQGVVNFEVSRTTLEDVFLKLEGEEATGQEEERELEERDQSLLVFSERGSVAVSGMALWRQQVCAMMRVRFLKLKHEGKFLRSILLLLGIFVLPMLMISILFELWDIYSSWEITASSYFLPTDEKIQTKSSNLLIFNDTGSEIEDFIAALKTQNLMPEMTLEENITSIPLHNGAIKISLENGSYQFTVMCSAEPINCFPVLVNILSNTFLRLLNSTARTRIWSKPFYNIQTPEVKSNIFFFCLGYMLLLAAGLPPHFAVSSMEDYKLQARAQLRLAGLFPSAYWCGQALVDVPLFWTLLCLMFGVMLLFSHTCPLQASTLLSPVICIAGYGVSLVLLLYLIAFKFRTGRSNRYIWSFIFILVNFIFCMLSELHEGVSCLYLTFSALVPVFPLLGWLVFSIPSFSFFHNIDLLESWNHIFIAVFAPYIHCVVFAFLLRCLEMRYGEAVTRLDPIFRIQQRREVGCQNRDPPGEDSPEVQAERERVRSAMASLQQDEESVIVVNSLRKEYEDKKASSIFKKKKKVAVKNISFSVKKGEVLGLLGPNGAGKSTTINMISGDIMVTAGEVLLKGCDAAAPSPGQGSPGGLGCCPQQDPLWPDLTVLQHLEVYAAVRGVRKEDAAVIISRTAKALDLQKHLKTPARRLSPGEARKLCFALSVLGDPTVMLWDEPSVGMDLKGQRRTWKVIQNTVKSKERAAVLSTQYLEEAATMCDWVAILVSGQLRYIGSPEDLRSKFGTSYHLEVKMTDVGQSDALHAEILHLFPYAAQQERTSSLLIYKIPMEDALPLSQSFSKLEAAKQNFKLEEYSLSLHTLQQVFVDLTRDLEKHNLDVVSDKAVERRPLHP is encoded by the exons TGGGGAAAATGCAGAGGATATTCAAGAAAGCCTCAAAAATAGTTCAGCAAACCCGTGCTCTcttatggaaaaatattcttctgatgCGGAGGATGAAGACAGAAAGTTTTCAG GAATGGATTATGTCggtgttttttctcttgataaTACAAATATCGTCAAGTATAATATCCCACTACCTGCGACAAGAAATCCCTTACGACTTCCTTGGACGATGAGATGATCCTGCCTTTAACCCTATGGGATATACACTTGTGTACACACCTGTAACAAACACCAGCAGGGAAATAATGAGCAAAGTGGCTTTGGATTCTTCAGTGAAGG ataTAATGATAGAAGAGgtggaaaatgaggaaaaactggA ACGAGGAATTTTGGAGGAAGGCATTATTGgtgttgtttttaaagatgactTCTCCTACCATCTCAGATTTCAAAGCTATAGTGTTGTGTCTTCAAGCGATGCCTTTGAACACATTG atACCTGCTCCAATTTTTCAAGTGACTGTGTAGTCCCTTTGTACTGGTATGGGGGTTTCCTATCAGTGCAGGCCAGCATTGATGCAGCAGTCATAGAA gtGAAAACCAACCATTCTGTCTGGGAAGAGATGAATTCAATTAGTGGCATTCGTCTGAAATCACCCTTGATCAAACCTGTGTATAAACTGGATTATATTTCATTCTTTATGTACGTTATATTGTCCTTCTACCCATATATGTACTTTTTATCAGTGAAAgttagaagagagaaaaagcagctcaaGGTATTAATGAGAGCAATGGGTTTGCAAGATCTCGCATTCTG GTTATCCTGGAGTTTGCTGTACACCGTTTACATTTCAATAACCACAAGTCTGCTGACACTGATCACGATTAGAGGAGTCATCCATGATCACaacttttttgaaata ttttttttttatttcatttacgGCATAGCATCT ATTCACTTCTCTCTCACGCTCAGCTCATTGTTAAAGCAGCCAAAGTTTGCCAGTTTCCTGGGATTTGTCCTTCATGTCATCTTTGGATTGCTGGGCATTTTTACGTTCTATAAAAAACTACCACCGTCTTCAGAAtggatttttaatctcttcagtccttttgccttttcagcTGGCATCTCAAAG aTGGTAAACTTAGAAAAATATGAACCAGCCTTTACACCAGAATCCTACCCTTTCTTTAACCTATACGTCATACTGACCCTTGACAGTGTCTTGTATTTGCTGTTGGCCATCTACTTTGATAAGGTTTTGCCTG GCAAATACGGGGTACCACATCCACCTTTGTGCTTCCTGAGACCATCGTACTGGTTCAAGCCCAGGAGCGGGTATGCAGGGGTGCGAGCTGGCAGCGAGAGCAGCCATGATCCTGTCTTCAGCAATAACACTGAGCCGATGCCTCTGGGCTTCGATGGGAAGGAAGCAATCAG GctaaacaatattaaaaaaatatacatgaagAAGGACAAGAGAATTGAAGCTTTAAGGG GTTTGtccttaaatatttatgaaggcCAGATCACTGCATTACTTGGTCATGGTGGATCTGGAAGAACCGCTCTCTTAAATGTGCTCAGTGGATTTTCCAAGCCCTCAGCAG GTTCTGCAATGATATACAACTACAAAGTGTCTGAAGTACAGGATATGGAAGGAATTCAGGCAATGGTTGGGATTTGCCCCcaatttaatttacattttgaagCGTTAACGGTGAAGGAAAACCTGAGAACTTTTGCTCACATCAAGGGGATCCAGCAGAAGAAAGTAGAGCAAGAG GTGCAGAAAATACTTGCGATGTTGGACCTCACCGACCTTCAGGACGTCCGTGCTGATACTCTGAGTGggggacaaaaaagaaaattgtctcTTGGAATTGCAATTTTAGGGATTCCCCAG GTGCTGCTTTTAGACAAGCCGACGGCTGGGTTGGATCCCTCCTCCAGGCACCACGTGTGGACCCTTCTGAAGGAACGCCGGGCTGGACGTGTGACGCTCTTTGTGACCCAGTCCATAGAGGAGGCCGATGCTCATGCTG ATCGGAAAGCTTTTCTCTCAAATGGGAGCTTACAGTGTGTTGGCTCATCTCTGTACTTGAAGAGAAAATGGGGAATTGGCTATCACTTAAG GATGCGCATAAATGACCTGTGTGACCCTGAGCTGGCATCATCCCTGGTCAGACAGCACATCCCCGATGCCGTGCTCAAAGGACAGAGGGAGGGTGAGCTGTGTTATGTGCTGCCTCTGGAGAACACCCACAGTTTCCCAG ATCTGTTCAGCCATCTCGAGAGCAGTTTTCTGCAAGGGGTTGTTAATTTTGAGGTTAGCAGGACAACCCTGGAAGATGTTTTCCTGAAGCTGGAGGGCGAGGAAGCCACTGGTCAAGAAG aagagagagaacTCGAGGAGAGGGACCAGAGCCTCCTGGTGTTTTCCGAACGGGGGAGCGTGGCAGTGAGCGGGATGGCGCTCTGGAGGCAGCAAGTGTGTGCCATGATGAGAGTTCGCTTCTTAAAACTAAAGCACGAAGGAAAGTTTCTCAGGTCCAT ATTGCTGCTGCTTGGAATATTTGTCCTTCCAATGCTTATGATTTCCATTCTATTTGAACTGTGGGACATCTACAGCAGCTGGGAAATCACAGCTAGCTCATATTTTCTTCCCACTGATGAGAAAATTCAAACTAAGTCGTCAAATCTTCTCATCTTCAATGATACAG GATCAGAAATTGAGGATTTCATTGCTGCTTTGAAGACTCAAAACTTAATGCCAGAAATGACTCTTGAGGAAAACATCACAAGCATTCCACTACACAATGGAGCTATAAAAATATCTCTGGAAAACGGG AGCTACCAGTTCACGGTCATGTGCAGTGCGGAACCCATCAACTGTTTCCCCGTGCTCGTGAATATCCTCAGCAACACCTTCCTACGGCTCTTGAACTCCACTGCACGTACCCGCATCTGGAGCAAGCCCTTTTATAAC ATACAAACCCCAGAAGTAaagagcaatatttttttcttctgcctcgGCTACATGCTGCTTTTGGCTGCTGGTTTGCCTCCTCACTTTGCAGTGAGCAGCATGGAGGATTACAAG ctccaggctcGTGCCCAGCTGCGGCTCGCGGGGCTCTTCCCCTCGGCATACTGGTGCGGGCAGGCGCTGGTGGACGTCCCGCTTTTCTGGACGCTG TTGTGCCTCATGTTCGGGGTCATGCTGCTCTTCAGCCACACCTGCCCCTTGCAGGCCAGCACCCTGCTGTCCCCG GTCATTTGCATTGCTGGTTATGGAGTATCTCTTGTCCTCCTCCTCTATTTAATTGCCTTTAAATTTCGCACGGGACGAAGTAATCGTTACATTTGGTCTTTCATCTTCATTCTG gtgaatttcattttctgtatgcTCAGTGAGCTGCACGAAGGTGTCTCGTGTCTTTACCTCACTTTCTCTGCTTTGGTTCCTGTGTTTCCACTGCTGGGCTGGTTGGTCTTCTCTATACCA agtttttcattttttcacaaTATTGATCTTCTTGAGTCATGGAATCACATCTTCATAGCTGTCTTTGCA CCTTACATCCATTGTGTGgtttttgctttcctcctgcGCTGTTTGGAGATGAGATACGGAGAAGCAGTTACGAGACTTGATCCCATCTTCAG GatacagcagaggagagaggttGGCTGCCAGAACAGGGACCCCCCTGGGGAGGACTCCCCAGAAGTccaggcagagagggagagggtgAGGAGTGCAATggcctccctgcagcaggacGAG GAGTCGGTTATTGTTGTCAACAGTTTGCGCAAGGAATATGAAGACAAAAAAGCCAGTTccatctttaagaaaaagaagaaagttgctGTCAAAAACATCTCTTTTAGTGTTAAAAAAG GAGAAGTATTAGGTCTGTTAGGACCCAATGGAGCAGGAAAAAGCACAACTATAAACATGATTTCTGGAGACATAATGGTGACTGCTGGGGAG GTGCTGCTCAAGGGCTGCGATgcagctgccccctccccagggcagggcagcccgggggggctgggctgctgcccGCAGCAGGACCCGCTCTGGCCAGACCTCACGGTGCTCCAGCATCTGGAGGTGTACGCTGCCGTGAGAGGGGTGAGGAAAGAAGATGCAGCTGTTATCATCAGCCG cacagcaaaggccttggatctccagaagcatttaaaaacccCAGCTAGGAGGTTA TCTCCTGGAGAAGCCAGAAAG ctgtgttttgcGCTGAGCGTCCTGGGAGATCCGACGGTAATGCTTTGGGATGAGCCGTCAGTGGGCATGGACCTGAAAGGGCAGCGCCGTACGTG GAAAGTGATTCAGAACACCGTGAAAAGCAAGGAGCGGGCAGCAGTCCTCAGCACACAGTACCTGGAGGAGGCAGCGACGATGTGCGACTGGGTGGCCATCCTGGTGTCGGGGCAGCTACG gtACATCGGTTCACCTGAGGATCTGAGAAGTAAGTTTGGCACAAGTTACCACCTAGAAGTCAAAATGACGGACGTGGGGCAAAGCGATGCTCTCCATGCCGAAATTCTGCACCTCTTCCCCTACGCGGCTCAGCAAGAAAG GACTTCTTCTTTGCTCATCTACAAGATACCAATGGAGGATGCACTACCTCTGTCCCAGTCTTTCTCCAAGCTTGAAGCAG CTAAACAGAATTTCAAGCTAGAGGAGTACAGCTTGTCATTGCACACTTTGCAACAG GTGTTTGTAGACCTCACCCGGGACCTGGAGAAGCACAACCTGGATGTGGTGTCCGACAAGGCTGTGGAGCGGAGACCGCTTCACCCCTGA